One Deltaproteobacteria bacterium genomic window, AGCTTGTCGCCGATCACGACCAGGGCGGCGTTCATGGCTGCGCCCATCTCGCCCACCGCCCTCCCGACGAACTCCTCCAGCTTCGCCTCGTCGATCGCCATCGCGCCCCCCCCTCCTCACGCCTTCCATGCGATCTGCTGGATCTCCGTGTACTCCTCCATCCCGAAGCGGCCGCCCTCGCGGCCGATGCCGCTCTCCTTGAAGCCCCCAAAGGGGGCGTCGAGGAAGTTGATGCCGTTGTTGATCCACACCACCCCGGTGCGGATGCGCCTGGCGAGCGCGATCGCCTTGGCGGTGTCGCGCGTCAGCACCATGCCGCCGAGCCCGTAGGTCGAGTCGTTCGCGATGCGGATCGCCTCGTCCTCGTCCGCGAAGGGGATCACGGACACGACGGGCCCGAAGATCTCCTCCTGCGCGATGCGGATGCGGTTGGGCACCGCGCAGAAGATGGTGGGCTCGAGGAAGTAGCCGCGCCTCATCTCCTTCGGCCGGCCGCCGCCGTGGGCGAGGACGGCGCCCTCGCGCTTCCCCGACTCGATGTACTCCTCGATCTTCTGGCGCCGCTCGTCGCGGATCACGGGCCCCAGAAACGTGCTCGGGTCGGCGGGATCGCCGATCTTCACCATCCCCTGCACGAAGTCGACCATCTTCTGGACCAGGGTGTCGTGAGCCTCGCGCGGGATGAGCACGCGCGTCGTCATGGCGCAGCCCTGCCCGGCGTGGAAGAACGTGGGCGAGGCGGCCTGCGGCGCGATCAGGTCGAGGTTGTCGGTGTCGAGGAATATGGCGACCGACTTGCCGCCCAGCTCCAAGTGGACGCGCTTGAGCGTCTTCGCCGCGGCCTCCAAGATCTTCTTCCCGGTGGCGACGCTGCCCGTGAAGCTCACCTTGTCGATGCGCGGGTCGGACACCAGTGTCTCGGCGATCGCGTTCGACTGCCCGGTGACGAAGCCGACCACGCCGGGCGGCAGGTCGGCCTCGGCGATGATCTCCGCCAGGAGGAGGTTGATGAGCGGCCCGTAGGGCGAGGGCTTGAAGACCATCGTGCAGCCCGTCGCGAGCGCGGGACCGAGCTTCTGCACGGTCACGAAGAGCGGGAAGTTCCAGGTGGGGATCAGGCCGCACACCCCGGCCGGATGCCGGTGGACGATCCCGGAGTTCACCTGCGTGCCGAGCATCCCGTGGCTCACGCGGCTCGGAAGCTGCTCCTCGAACTCGAACGTGAGCGCCAGCTCGGCGTAATGGCGCATCATCTGAATGGGCTGCTCGATCTGGATGTCGTGCGTCAGGTAGGTGGCGCCCGCCTCGGCGATCACGAGCTGGCGGAGCTCCTCCTTCCGCCGCTCCATCCCGTCTGCGATGGCGCTGAGCACGCGTGCCCGGTCCTGGCGCGACGTGTGCGGCCAGGGGCCGTCGTCGAAGGCGCGCCGGGCGGCGGCGATGGCGCGCTTCATGTCGTCGACG contains:
- a CDS encoding aldehyde dehydrogenase family protein translates to MEQARVLAASRRMFIDGKWVEASNGATYPIPNPATEEPIGTAPDATVDDMKRAIAAARRAFDDGPWPHTSRQDRARVLSAIADGMERRKEELRQLVIAEAGATYLTHDIQIEQPIQMMRHYAELALTFEFEEQLPSRVSHGMLGTQVNSGIVHRHPAGVCGLIPTWNFPLFVTVQKLGPALATGCTMVFKPSPYGPLINLLLAEIIAEADLPPGVVGFVTGQSNAIAETLVSDPRIDKVSFTGSVATGKKILEAAAKTLKRVHLELGGKSVAIFLDTDNLDLIAPQAASPTFFHAGQGCAMTTRVLIPREAHDTLVQKMVDFVQGMVKIGDPADPSTFLGPVIRDERRQKIEEYIESGKREGAVLAHGGGRPKEMRRGYFLEPTIFCAVPNRIRIAQEEIFGPVVSVIPFADEDEAIRIANDSTYGLGGMVLTRDTAKAIALARRIRTGVVWINNGINFLDAPFGGFKESGIGREGGRFGMEEYTEIQQIAWKA